Proteins co-encoded in one Yamadazyma tenuis chromosome 1, complete sequence genomic window:
- the VTS1 gene encoding Flap-structured DNA-binding and RNA-binding protein (EggNog:ENOG503NVVA; COG:J,T), translating into MDSKQSSPFSARPIVLSPPPLSTGISSGSQGTQMGPEDSKLQDFLAAGHYNRQQSVGYNLQHEFETLNADLDLDLKDPRSAPATSQAGGFSVSSPVPTNINGSQAGLGSLLNSSFYSPLNLPHRSQTVADFSLSSRPTSSTSFYQELIQFTAWIENLSPQDNATMIEYLCSNLPVDILLSFRSKLEAQLGGQLLSPPHVPNQNTLSQVLSPYAYTQNQSVPSEVLTDLDHLNLSDTRTLHQPKPRPNVFRSYASTLGDAGPRSRDRPRSADPSLQAKQQPQYQQFQTQSSLHPGYQNLDRAKSPTSHMFEKTNFLQLAAQSPGLGPSQAQDEYEQLDMSQKLGALATINSRVALDSNKKNFGAYHDPTNRAINSSSVPLVSNKVKSPNQKPRSGYASAAGGSTATSTAKSIDSSLGVTANNSSPNAAGASSSMPVDVTNLELLKNIPAWLKLLRLHKYTDSLKDVPWKVLIELSDEQLEEKGVKALGARRKLLKAFDVIKAQYD; encoded by the coding sequence ATGGACTCCAAACAATCATCTCCTTTTCTGGCCAGACCCATTGTGTTATCTCCACCACCGTTGAGTACCGGAATCTCCTCGGGTAGCCAAGGGACTCAAATGGGGCCCGAAGACCTGAAGCTTCAGGATTTCCTCGCGGCCGGCCATTATAACCGCCAGCAGAGCGTTGGGTATAATTTGCAACACGAATTTGAAACCCTAAACGCAgacttggatttggacTTAAAAGATCCTCGCAGTGCTCCCGCCACCTCCCAGGCCGGCGGGTTCTCGGTGCTGTCTCCCGTGCCCACTAACATTAATGGTTCGCAAGCTGGCCTTGGTTCATTATTAAATCTGAGCTTCTACTCGCCGCTCAACTTGCCCCACCGTTCTCAAACCGTAGCTGACTTCAGCTTATCCAGCCGACCAACATCTTCCACTCTGTTCTACCAGGAACTTATACAGTTCACCGCCTGGATCGAAAATTTAAGTCCTCAGGATAATGCCACCATGATCGAGTACTTGTGCTCAAACTTGCCGGTGGACATTTTACTCAGTTTCAGGTCCAAACTAGAAGCACAGTTGGGAGGACAACTTTTATCACCTCCTCATGTGCCCAATCAGAACACGCTTTCACAGGTATTATCACCATATGCCTATACTCAGAATCAGCTGGTACCTTCAGAGGTGTTGACGGACTTGGATCACTTGAACCTCTCCGACACCCGCACCTTGCACCAGCCCAAGCCGCGGCCCAACGTGTTCAGGCTGTACGCCAGTACCTTGGGCGACGCGGGCCCCCGGTCGCGCGACCGCCCTCGGTCGGCCGACCCCAGTCTCCAGGCCAAGCAGCAGCCTCAGtaccaacaatttcaaaccCAGCTGCTGTTACACCCTGGCTACCAAAATTTAGACAGAGCCAAGTCGCCCACCAGCCACATGTTCGAGAAGACCaattttttgcagctaGCCGCACAGTCTCCAGGACTTGGACCACTGCAGGCCCAGGATGAATATGAGCAGTTGGATATGTCACAAAAATTGGGGGCTTTGGCCACCATTAACTCGCGGGTGGCATTAGAcctgaacaagaagaactttggGGCGTACCATGACCCCACCAACCGGGCCATCAACTCGAGCTCAGTTCCACTTGTGTCTAATAAGGTTAAATCGCCCAACCAAAAACCTCGCAGTGGCTACGCAAGTGCTGCTGGGGGCTCTACTGCCACCTCTACCGCCAAGAGCATCGACTCCAGTCTCGGGGTCACCGCCAATAACTCGAGCCCCAACGCCGCTGGTGCCAGCAGCTCGATGCCGGTGGACGTGACAAACTTGGAGttattgaaaaatattCCCGCgtggttgaagttgttgcGGTTGCACAAGTACACCGACTCGTTAAAGGACGTGCCTTGGAAAGTGTTGATAGAGTTGAGTGACGAGCAGTTGGAGGAGAAAGGCGTCAAGGCACTTGGAGCTCGTCGCAAGCTTCTCAAGGCGTTTGACGTGATCAAGGCCCAGTATGATTAA
- the YKT6 gene encoding palmitoyltransferase (COG:U; EggNog:ENOG503NYFR; BUSCO:EOG09264CP4), producing MKLYYIGIIKTSGSKAVELAHAKDLSQFSFFEKNGVSQFMTFFAETVSQRTQSGQRQSVEEGNYIGHTYARSEGLACVIISDKEYPVRPAYSLINKVLEEYLSLHPKSEWENLEETNNTLNYAELESYLKKYQDPTQADSIMRVQQELDETKIVLHKTIENVLQRGEKLDSLVDKSEALSSSSRMFYKQAKKTNSCCVIM from the coding sequence ATGAAGTTATATTATATTGGAATCATAAAGACTTCTGGGTCCAAGGCGGTGGAGTTGGCCCACGCCAAGGATCTCTCACAgttttccttctttgaaaagaacGGAGTGTCCCAGTTTATGACTTTTTTTGCTGAAACGGTGTCGCAACGAACCCAGAGCGGCCAAAGACAATCAGTTGAGGAAGGTAATTACATTGGCCACACCTATGCCAGACTGGAAGGCCTCGCTTGTGTCATCATCTCCGACAAGGAGTACCCCGTGAGACCGGCCTATTCGTTGATAAAcaaggttttggaagaGTACTTGTCTTTACACCCCAAATCGGAATGGgagaatcttgaagaaaccaacaATACCTTAAACTACGCCGAGTTGGAATcctacttgaagaagtaccAGGACCCCACGCAGGCCGACTCAATCATGAGAGTCCAGCAGGAGTTGGACGAAACCAAGATTGTTTTACACAAGACCATTGAGAATGTGTTGCAAAGGGGTGAGAAGTTAGACAGCTTGGTTGACAAGTCGGAGGCGTTGTCGAGCTCGTCCCGGATGTTTTACAAACAGGCCAAAAAGACCAACTCCTGTTGTGTGATCATGTGA
- a CDS encoding uncharacterized protein (COG:U; EggNog:ENOG503P52A), producing the protein MDTETPTFKVVLLGDSGVGKTCIRSQFVHHIFTNAYKATIGGDYLTSTVMVTRRVTTDDAGSNHDTNDIPQPQTIQKPIKTHLQIWDTAGQERFNSISRAFYRGTDIVVLVYDITNYESLLNLKTWFKNFMDHCQVPHPGVIVVGNKSDQASDRVIDLEEIKEILTLNINSGTDSDINLNNYVNWETDAFEICCKKLDLVNKVFYRVGEVGLDLIEENPKKDIVAFDTIDIGAGQRASKCFC; encoded by the coding sequence ATGGACACCGAAACCCCTACGTTTAAGGTGGTTTTATTAGGGGATCTGGGGGTTGGTAAAACATGTATCCGATCCCAGTTTGTGCACCATATCTTCACAAATGCCTACAAGGCCACCATTGGTGGCGATTATTTGACCAGCACCGTGATGGTGACGAGGCGGGTGACAACTGATGACGCTGGTTCCAACCATGATACTAATGATATCCCTCAGCCCCAAACCATACAAAAGCCCATTAAGACCCATCTACAAATATGGGACACTGCCGGGCAAGAGAGATTCAACTCCATTTCGCGGGCCTTCTATAGAGGCACCGATATCGTTGTGTTGGTGTAcgacatcaccaactaTGAGAGTCTTCTTAACCTCAAGACCTGGTTTAAGAACTTTATGGATCATTGTCAGGTGCCACATCCCGGGGTGATTGTGGTGGGCAACAAATCGGACCAAGCAAGTGACAGGGTCATTGACTTGGAGGAAATCAAGGAGATTCTCACCTTGAATATAAATTCGGGAACCGATAGTGACATTAATTTGAACAACTATGTTAACTGGGAAACCGATGCGTTTGAAATCTGCTGCAAAAAACTAGATCTTGTCAACAAGGTATTCTACCGGGTAGGAGAAGTTGGGCTTGATTTGATAGAGGAAAATCCAAAGAAGGATATAGTGGCATTTGATACTATAGACATCGGAGCGGGCCAAAGGGCATCCAAGTGTTTTTGTTAG
- the MIA40 gene encoding Oxidoreductase (COG:U; EggNog:ENOG503P1RY; BUSCO:EOG092651BA), with amino-acid sequence MIRTFVASTARSSRATISAARSSTIVRATRFHSSSPSQKLASSLINNQTWMGATMGISTIIGYSLYASIDNDVQPEDSTAISEQPAADADKEPTAEDYEGAAYNPITGEINWDCPCLGGMAHGPCGEEFKEAFACFVYSETEPKGIDCIKKFEGMRTCFRRYPEHYKEQLMDEEEMEADARGAESDVQLEPVEVSETVSVEVSENTEAPAIDALATDATATDAPATEAAGTESH; translated from the coding sequence ATGATAAGAACATTTGTCGCTTCCACCGCTAGATCCAGTAGGGCCACCATTTCTGCTGCCAGATCCTCGACCATCGTCCGGGCCACCCGCTTCCACAGCTCGTCGCCCTCGCAGAAGTTGGCTTCTTCCCTCATTAATAATCAGACTTGGATGGGTGCCACCATGGGAATTTCCACCATTATTGGCTACTCGTTATACGCCAGCATCGACAACGACGTTCAGCCCGAAGACCTGACCGCCATCTCCGAGCAACCGGCTGCCGACGCTGACAAGGAACCAACTGCCGAAGACTACGAAGGTGCTGCCTACAATCCAATCACCGGAGAAATCAACTGGGACTGCCCATGTTTAGGTGGAATGGCCCACGGACCTTGCGGagaagagttcaaggaAGCATTTGCATGTTTTGTGTACTCGGAAACCGAGCCCAAAGGAATCGACTgtatcaagaagtttgaggGCATGAGAACTTGCTTCAGAAGATACCCTGAACACTACAAGGAGCAGTTGATGGACGAAGAGGAGATGGAGGCCGACGCACGGGGGGCTGAGTCTGacgttcaacttgaacctGTGGAAGTTTCTGAGACTGTTTCtgttgaagtttctgaAAATACTGAAGCTCCCGCTATCGATGCTCTCGCTACTGACGCTACCGCTACTGACGCTCCCGCTACTGAAGCTGCCGGGACCGAATCCCACTAA
- a CDS encoding uncharacterized protein (EggNog:ENOG503NVV9; COG:A): MNFISFSKPGLQDPGDNAPTTGSTSMRSAGMSAMDNNSYSDVSDDLDDVNQNDDYKKQYKMDVDTDNSLTSQYGIGASLLISMGYTPGTGLGANQEGIVDPIKTKLRPQGIGVGGISEKVTEDTKQQEIKPKASHNSDLIALYGLLEELALKDVNVPRDIKTRDARLKELVQKLTQINESLDGMIRQEKYLLYQNHELQRTIEDTDKQIGELQQIKEALERKDIDSLITIKHPRAKHSFVNFYAKDMKSYISEGNLGQMAHLSQKYRQIEHFNETVLNPFDSLIYTQLRTEIRASHNHDEIVHILGVWQDSLILTSPITLTKLINEEVVPRLMEDITNWNPTHQSPVFLIHYLRLSESSEAFVPLIEKVYTKFLKYFDAPTLLMAEELQTITGFWFELFKQYLGVVSVDRLRDHIFAVLLGSVVDDENSAELVFMIVSSSLLTNIHKELYLQFKYFNPWLKRFSELKQHHLQKFLVEFKKWYQLIKGFITKYQITGEPLDIISWNLNKLFSDNPLEKLPSLENQFFPSNTLILNYIGGSNGFSVQGIPSSQLSASFKDVVESYCLAQNISFKVMGQDPSRGTIYEFSRSRRATGYLKEDVLYVKPSMAKWNAVNKSIDKIGDESTTHSKIALKLVRALGGLSVIAVICSLIWNSQFVDQPAKPEVKLGDLQQDIRKQ, encoded by the exons ATGAACTTTATCAGTTTCAGTAAACCAGGATTGCAAGACCCCGGTGACAATGCTCCCACAACTGGTAGCACCTCTATGAGGTCTGCTGGGATGTCTGCAATGGACAATAACTCCTACAGTGATGTCAGCGATGACCTTGATGATGTCAACCAAAATGACGATTACAAGAAACAATACAAAATGGATGTGGATACCGACAACAGCTTGACATCCCAATACGGTATAGGGGCCTCACTCTTGATCTCCATGGGATATACACCCGGGACAGGCTTGGGAGCCAACCAAGAAGGTATTGTGGATCCTATCAAAACCAAACTCCGACCTCAAGGAATAGGTGTGGGAGGAATCTCCGAAAAAGTCACAGAAGATACCAAACAACAGGAGATTAAACCTAAAGCATCACATAACTCAGATCTCATTGCGCTCTACGGCTTGCTCGAGGAGTTAGCCTTGAAGGATGTCAATGTCCCTCGAGATATCAAAACGAGAGACGCTCGCttgaaagagttggtgCAGAAACTCACACAGATCAACGAATCTCTCGATGGCATGATCCGGCAGGAGAAGTATCTACTATACCAGAACCACGAGCTCCAGCGAACTATCGAGGATACAGACAAACAAATTggtgaacttcaacaaataAAAGAAGCATTGGAGCGAAAAGACATAGACCTGCTAATAACCATCAAGCATCCACGTGCAAAGCACTCATTTGTGAACTTCTACGCCAAAGACATGAAGAGTTACATAAGCGAAGGTAACCTAGGCCAAATGGCCCATCTTTCCCAGAAATATAGACAAATTGAACACTTCAACGAGACGGTTCTCAATCCATTTGACTCGTTAATCTACACACAACTCAGAACAGAGATCCGAGCTTCTCACAACCACGATGAAATCGTGCATATCCTAGGTGTCTGGCAGGATAGTTTAATCCTCACCAGTCCCATAACCTTAACTAAGCTCATAAATGAAGAGGTTGTTCCTCGACTCATggaagatatcaccaactggAACCCGACCCACCAGCTGCCAGTGTTCCTCATACACTATCTCCGGCTCTCAGAGTCATCGGAAGCGTTTGTGCCACTTATAGAAAAAGTTTAtaccaagttcttgaagtatttcGATGCTCCAACCCTTTTGATGGCAGAAGAGTTGCAAACCATTACTGGCTTTTGGTTTGAATTGTTCAAACAGTACCTTGGAGTTGTGTCTGTGGATCGGCTTCGTGACCACATCTTTGCAGTTCTTTTGGGTTCTGTGGTAGATGATGAAAATTCAGCAGAACTTGTGTTCATGATCGTAAGCTCGCTGTTGCTAACCAATATCCACAAAGAATTGTACCTCcagttcaagtacttcaatCCGTGGCTCAAGCGGTTCTCAGAATTAAAGCAGCACCATCTCCAGAAATTTCTTGTGGAGTTTAAAAAGTGGTACCAACTAATCAAAGGgttcatcaccaagtacCAGATAACTGGTGAACCTCTCGATATCATCAGCTGGAACCTTAACAAGCTCTTCAGTGATAACCCCCTCGAGAAGCTACCCTCCTTAGAAAACCAGTTCTTTCCTTCTAATACGTTAATTCTAAACTATATCGGGGGCAGCAATGGCTTTAGTGTGCAAGGAATCCCGTCGTCGCAGCTTCTGGCATCCTTCAAAGACGTGGTGGAAAGCTACTGTTTAGCCCAAAACATCTCATTTAAGGTAATGGGACAAGATCCAAGCAGGGGGACCATCTACGAATTCTCCCGCTCCAGAAGGGCTACTGGATACCTCAAGGAGGATGTGTTATACGTGAAACCATCAATGG CCAAGTGGAATGCTGTCAACAAATCGATTGACAAAATCGGTGATGAAAGCACAACCCATAGTAAAATTGCCCTCAAGCTCGTTAGAGCGCTTGGAGGCTTGTCAGTGATTGCTGTGATTTGCCTGTTGATCTGGAACAGTcagtttgtggatcaacCAGCGAAACCAGAGGTCAAGTTGGGGGATTTGCAACAGGATATAAGAAAGCAGTAG
- the ATG17 gene encoding autophagy protein 17 (COG:U; EggNog:ENOG503PWEC) — MNEFSRDNLIECRDHAKKALNEARELCNTANTSISNLINKLVVELSDHLEHIDAKYKQFQMVNDLIANYIAFLNDKVHNDCIGKYNVEYAKLQQVMQEFNEIIDSLDKVKVPEFLIQESSTNDLSLEQGVSLKHFISVDEIELLFGNISIHHENMTKLHEFMDKSFRETAQLPFNKVINKRFQQMFKTHDDLMTFQSMNNDGIQSILKENESLEQELVSLLQMLTNHYDQCMVGLNEFGKSSLHINYDVLAQDSEESVSVLKDLRSIYDIIINNEIRGKKIVKSFETYTDKLMGQIKDLDKIYNKFKSTNLFQIIIFLNKYHEINGKLDLTNYHHIIDQLIYYYRNFLSIYKNKYLVEFHHQQFTYPRQFLTKLNRFLNDELYQFHQNERDRRINWLTKYGEFIPKQFKLPGDKQPSVVQVITEGLNDNDDNEANGVFMEKQLLDLIKSLM; from the coding sequence ATGAATGAGTTTAGCAGAGACAACCTAATAGAATGCAGAGACCATGCTAAAAAAGCCCTCAATGAGGCACGAGAGTTGTGTAATACCGCCAATACACTGATCAGcaatctcatcaacaagttggtcGTCGAGTTGTCCGACCACTTGGAACACATCGATGCTAAGTACAAGCAGTTCCAAATGGTTAATGATTTAATTGCCAATTACATTGCATTTTTGAACGATAAGGTCCACAATGACTGTATTGGGAAGTACAATGTTGAATACGCCAAACTACAACAGGTCATGcaagagttcaatgagATTATAGATCTGTTGGATAAAGTGAAGGTACCCGAGTTTTTGATTCAGGAAAGCTCTACCAATGACTTGAGTTTGGAACAGGGGGTCCTGTTAAAGCACTTCATTTCAGTTGACGAGATCGAATTGTTGTTTGGGAATATTTCCATACATCACGAGAACATGACCAAATTGCATGAATTTATGGATAAGAGCTTTCGAGAAACCGCTCAATTGCCTTTCAATAAGGTGATAAACAAGCGATTCCAGCAAATGTTCAAGACTCACGACGATCTAATGACGTTTCAGTCCATGAACAACGACGGAATTCAGTCaatattgaaagaaaacGAGTCTTTGGAGCAGGAACTAGTATCGTTGTTGCAGATGTTAACCAACCACTATGACCAGTGTATGGTCGGACTCAATGAGTTTGGGAAGTCGTCTTTGCATATAAATTATGATGTTCTTGCACAAGACTCGGAAGAGTCTGTAAGTGTTCTTAAAGACTTGAGATCCATCTACGatattatcatcaacaacgaAATTCGGGGCAAGAAAATCGTCAAGAGCTTTGAAACGTATACTGATAAGCTCATGGGGCAAATCAAGGACCTTGACAAAATATAtaacaagttcaaatccaccaacttgtttcaaatcatcatctttttgaacaagtacCACGAGATTAACGGTAAATTGGATCTCACCAATTATCACCATATAATTGACCAATTGATATATTACTACCGGAACTTCCTCTCCATATATAAGAACAAGTATCTTGTGGAGTTCCACCATCAACAGTTCACGTATCCTCGTCAATTCTTGACAAAACTCAACAGGTTTCTTAATGATGAGCTCTACCAATTCCATCAGAACGAAAGAGACAGAAGAATCAACTGGTTGACCAAATATGGAGAATTTATTCCGAAACAGTTTAAGCTTCCAGGAGATAAGCAGCCTTCGGTAGTTCAGGTAATCACCGAAGGCTTgaatgataatgatgataatgagGCTAATGGGGTTTTTATGGAGAAGCAGCTTCTTGATCTAATCAAGAGTCTTATGTAG